The Saprospiraceae bacterium genomic interval GTCTCCTGGTCTGATGTTGTTCCGTCTGTATCTCAATTGAGTGCATCCGGTTATACCGATGCGGCTGGAAATTACATCATTGTCATTCCTTACAATGGTCCGGGTGAAGTTTTCATTTTAACACCAAGTTATCTGACACATGAATTCAATCCTTCAACGACCGGACTTTTTATTGGCGATGGAGCTTCAGTTCACAACAATGTCAACTTTACAGATAAATCTTCCTTCAGGGTGCAAGGAAGTCTTATCTATAAAGAGACCACTTGTGGTGTTCCGGATGCATTTATTAAAGTGGATGGAGAAATTCTGATTGTAAATGGTGTTGCTGCTAAAACAGATGCGATTGGTGCTTTTGACGTGCAGGTTCCCATTGGAGAACATTTTATTGAAGTTGAGCAGCCCGGGCATGTTTATGCTGTAAAGCGGTTTCCTGCAACCGGTAAATATGATTTTCAGGAAGACCTTGCAGGTATTAGTTTTATCGATTCTACTTTAGTTAAGGTGGTTGGACGTGTTGCAGGGGGTTTAAGAGAGGGAAGTAAGATCCCGGGATTAGGAAAATCAAAAAATAACATTGGTGTTGCAGAGGTCATTTTGAAATCGCAACAAGGAAATGGATGTTCGACGGATACGATTTATACGGATCCTGCAACCGGGGAATACACGGTTTGGCTTCCTCCACTGAGGTATGTACCTTCCGTTAAAATTGTCAATAACCCAGCTATTAATTTTGGAGTGCTCAGCCTTGTTGATCTTTCCGGGACACCCGTTTTATTTACAAAGTACGATACGACTTTTAACACCCAGGGCGGTGTCGTATCCATTGATTCAGTCCAATTCAATAAACAATTGGATTACATTCACAGAGTAAATCCACAAATCGCGGTATATGACCGGGACGGATTGAGTCCGTTTATTGGAGATACAATTTATACACACCACAACCCGGTCACAAATGTTACTACAACAGTGAATTTAAAAACAGATCCGTTCAGGTGGCCGGTATTCCATCAGCAGGCTCCTGATTATTTGTATCGCTGTCTGATAAAAGTATTCGAGTCGTATACCAATTTCGATATGATGCCCAATGTGATCGACAGCGTTCCCACTACTGATGGGACTCTGAAATTCAACAATGAATTATCAGATGTTCCCAATGTTGAAGTTGAGCTTGCAAGTGTGAATACATTGGATACTTTAAAAACTTTGATCTATTCTTTTAAACCTGGATTTCCAAATTTTCTGGAAAACTTATCTATACCTGAATACAGTTATACCCGCAAACTTGAAATCAATCTGGTGACCAGCAACGGAACTGCCATTCCCTGGTTGCCGGTTCCGGTGCCACAGATCCCCGTGGGAGGAGATGCGGTTTACAGAGCATATTTGTTAGGAACGCAATCCAATGGAGCACAATTTGTAACATTTGGACCACAGGTTCCGGAATATATTTTGCGCGATCCTCCAGGTAGTGCCAGCATGGCAACAAGAGAAGTGGGATCTACAAAAACAGAAAAATCAACCTGGAAATGGAATCTAGGAACAGCTGTCCACACCAAAGATGCAATTTTAGTTGGGGCTAAGTTTACAGCAGGATTTGGTGTTCTGATTGAAACAGATATCCAATCCAATATTTCAGCTGGATTTAAAGCAGAAATTGGAGGTGGTACCAATGGGTCACAATCTGTAACCACAACGAACACCCGTGAGTGGTCAACGTATGGTGGTACCGTGATTTCTCCAGGGGCCAATAGCGATTTATATATCGGCAAATCTAAAAATCTACAATTCGGAGTAGCAGAAGAACTGGCGATCATTCCGGATGGACTTTGTACCAATGTCGAGTGTATCGGTGGTATGGCTGCTCAACCCGGCGGAATGTTTTCTTTTGCCAAAAAATATGGATTATCGGTAGTTCCGGGTGGATACGAAACGCAATTCATGTTTAATGAATACGATGTCAAATATCTGATCATTCCAAATCTGTATAAGTTAAGGAATTTGATGCTGCAGACCAACTCCAAGTATATGAGTAAACTGCCGATCGGCCATGAGAATTATGGTAAAAATAATGACGATCCCGCCTTTGGAGCATTAGCCACCAGTACAACGCCGTATACCGGTGATTTTGCCGATCTGGATGGTCCCAGCTATCAATACATGGCTACTACCATTCAGGATACCTTGACAGATTCTGTCAGAATACTCAACCACCAGATCATGTTGTGGGAAAATGCCATCAGATTGAATGAATGGGAAAAAGTAAATATTAATAATCAAACGGCTATTGACAGTTTGAAACAAGTTGAACTTGACAATTTGGATTCTTTATACAGTGGTGTCAAGGCTGCATATATTGCCCTGATAGTAGCCAATGGTATCGGTGGAGTAGTTGTTGCTTATGGATTGATCGCAACCCCGGTTCCCGGAGTCGCCTTTGCAGGTTACATTACGTTTGCAGTCATGACGGGTACCGGTATTGCCCTGGCGGAATTGTTTGAGGAATATCAAACTTATTTGGCTAAAAAACAAAGGATAGAAGAGAAGTTTGCTGCGATGGGAGCGTCCACCAATTATACCTTGAGTGGCGGAACCAATATAAAATCTTCCATGAGTCATCAAACAGCAAGTGCCTACAACGGTACCTTGGAGTATGCCATGACTGCAAATTTCCTGGCTGAAGTAGAAGGCAAAGTCAGCAACAATGGTGTAAAATTTGAGAAAGGAGTTGAAATGAAATTTACCAGTGGCAGAGAATGGGGCCAGGAAGAAGATTCTACAGAAACGGTAAGTTTTGAATTGAACGATCCTGATATTGGCGATTTATTTTCTGTAGATGTTTATCCATCGTTGCTGGGTTGGGGACCTGTGTTTAAAGTAAAACCCGGCGGACAAACATCTTGTCCGCACGAAGCTGCTACACTCACAGAATATTACAATCCGGGTACGGAAATTAGCGCCAGAACTTTGCAAATTGATAAACCAACAATCAGTGCAAGTCCAACCATTCAAACCAATATACCGGTAGATGAAGCCGCAGTATTCAATCTTACCCTGGGTAATGAATCAGAAAACGGATTCATCATGGGATATACTTTGGATGTCGTAGGTGCAAGCAATCCATTTGGAGCCATTGTATTGATAGATGGATTTCCTTTGCAGAATTTAGTCATACCTGCTGGAACAGCCATAAACAAAGTTCTTACAATCGAGAAAGGCCCGGGTCCTGTGTATAACTATGATAATATTTTAGTCACGATACATTCTCAATGTCAGTATACCGGTGGTGCCGGGTTTAATACAGATATCGTGGATTCGGTTTATTTATCGGCGCACTTTTTACCGACCTGTTCCAAAACAGCCATGGCATTGCCGGAAGATCAATGGGTGCTCAACAATTCATTTCATGATACGATGCCGGTAGCTATAATAGATTACAACATCAACTTTTTTGATCTGGAAAATATCCGGTTGGATTACAAACCATCGAGTTCGCCGAACTGGATCGCTATAGAAACATTTCATAAGGATACGAGTGGTTTGAATGATCCATCAGCGAAACCCATTCCGCAAAACACACCATTTACTTTGTATGACTGGGATGTATCGCAACTCACCGATGGAGCTTACGATCTCAGGATTGTCTCCAATTGTGAACTTGCCGAAAAAGCTTCGGCAACGCATTCCGGAGTTATTGACAGGATCAACCCACATGCATTTGGACATCCGTCTCCTGCTGATGGAATCTTATCGCCTAATGATGAGATCTCTATTAAGTTCAATGAGCCCATTGATCTGGGATCCATCAATCCCGCCATTCATTTTGATATCCGGGGAGTCACGAACGGAACCGATGTGGATCATTCGACGTCGTTGTCATTTGATGGAGTTGATGATTGTCTCAGTATAAATGGAGGAATACCTTTAGACAACAGAGATTTTACCATTGAATTATCTATCAAAAGAGATGGCTTGGGTCAGATGGTCATATTCTCACAAGGTGTGGATGTGAATGAAAGGATCTCACTTTCATTTGATGCGAATAATAAATTGGTTTTTACCATCAATAATTCAACGGTAACGTCTACAACTGCAATTACAGATAACAACTGGCATTTTATTGCATTGAGTTATAATTATAAAACAGAAACAGCTCAAATGTATTTGGCTGATGCGGTAACCACAGCTACAGTTATCAACAATGGAGCCACGAGCATACTTGCCAAGTATACCGGTAACAGTCATGCAATGATTGGAAAAAACACGGTGACTACACAAGCTGCATATCCATTTAAAGGAAATATACATGAACTGAGGATCTGGAATCGCGCAAGGACATTATCCGAATTTTCTGTGTTCAAATCAAAACTGCTTACAGGAACGGAAGCCGGATTGTTGCATAACTGGCGTATGGATGAAGCCTTTGGAAATTTAGCGATCGAACATCTGAAACGCAGAGATGCGTTGATCACGGGTGCTACCTGGCAAATTACCCCCAGTGGCTCTGCGGCTAATTTTTCACCTGCAAATGCGCATTTAAAAGTCAATACGCAAAATATTGCAATTACCGACGATATGGATTTTACACTGGAATTTTGGTTCAGGTCTAGCAATTCAAATCAAACGGTATGTTTGTTTTCAAATGGAACCGGCAACGGACTTCAATCCGATTCATTGATATCGTGGAATATAATTAAAGATCCTGCCGGAATACTAAGAGTTCAACATAATAAATTGGACCTGCCACTGACGACTAAAAATTATTTTGATGGTAGCTGGCATCACTTTGCACTGGTCATGCATCGCGTTGGTAATTTATCCACTTACATCGATGGAGAATTTGAATCTTCATATCTGGCGACAAATTTCCGTCAGCTGAGTGGAGCCAACATGTATATCGGCGCGCGTGGATACACCATTGCACAATCGGAGACGATCGGAAATTATTACAAAGGCCGGATCGATGAATTCAGATTCTGGAATCTTGCGCGGATGGTAGAGCAGATCAAGCGCGATAAACAAAACAGGATGATGGGTGATGAGTTGGGACTGGAGTTGTATTTACCTTTTGAAGCATATTCTGAAGATCCATCAGGAATTCCTATTCTGACTCCGACTTTTACAGATCAGGCAGCAGTGCCTCATGCAGTCACACCGAATACAACAAATTTAGCAAATAATACACCGACCATAAAAATTCAAAGGCCAGTACAGCAAATTGCATTTGATTTTTCAGTCAACAACGATCAGATTATTTTGACCCCAACGACGGCTCCGGAGTTGATCGAGAACGTGACTTTGGATATTACGGTAGAGGGGATCAAAGACCTTCATGGAAACGTAATGGAGTCGCCGGTGACCTGGATAGCTTATATTGATAAAAATCAGGTGGTTTGGCAGGATCAGTTGTTCAATTTTTCCATTTTAAAAGGGGAATCACTGGAATTTAATTCTGCCATTTTAAACAGAGGTGGAGCAGTGAAAAAATTTGACATCGTAGATATTCCGTCCTGGTTGACGGTCACTCCCACAACCGGATCGATTGCACCGAACAGCATCGTCCCGGTTACATTTAAAGTAGATCCGAATATCAATTTGGGGCAATACAACATCAATGTTGGTCTGCTTACCGATTTTAATTACAAAGAAAAATTAGCCATTGACCTGAATGTAAAAGCGAAGGATCCCGACTGGGTTGTTGATCCGACAGTTTATGAACACAACATGACGATCATCGGACAAGTTAAGATCAACGGAGTGTTTTCTGCAGATGTCAATGATAAGTTGGTAGCATTTGTTGGACAGCAGGTGAGAGGGGTTGCCCATGTGGAATACGTGCCACAAATTGCAGGTTATAGGGTGTTTTTGAATGTATATAGCAATACCGCTACTGGCGAAGCCCTTACATTCAGAGTGTGGGATGCCAGTGCTGGAAAGATCTATACGGATGTTACGGTTGTTCCTGCGAATCTCACATTTGATGCATCTGCATTAGTAGGTACATTAATTGATCCAAAGATATTCCAGACCAATGCTAATGTTTCTTACGAGTTTCCATTGAAGAAAGGCTGGAGCTGGTTGAGCTTCTTTTTAAACAATCCGGTACCGACCGATTTGAATAATATTCTGGCTTCTGTTTCACAAACGGGAGCGCAGATTAAAAACCGCGACCAATTTGCAAATTTCAGTTTAGGGGTTTGGAGTGGTTCTTTGAATTCCGGGGCTAGCCCTTACGGAATCAAACCCGAATCGATGTACAAATTGAATTTAGCATCAAGCAACGACACGCTGGTATTAAAAGGTACGGTGGTGAATCCAACCCTGGTTAAAATGAATTTATCGAACGGATGGACGTGGATTGGATTTATATCAATCAGACAACAATCGGTAACTCAGGCGTTGGGAGGTTTGAACGCATCGATCGGAGATCTGATCAAAGGCAAGACCAATTTTGCAGTGTACAACGGACCATCTCTGGGCTGGATCGGAAGTTTGAAGACCATGATACCCGGAGAAGGATACATGTACAAATCCAATGGCATCAAATCATTTTATTATCCGATCGCAGGTATGTTTGATAATTTCACAGACCTGACCGTCAGGACAGACGAAGATGCATATTGGGAAGTGGAACACGGTGTATTCAATTCAAACATGACCATCATAGGAGAGTTGAAGCATCCTTGCAAGGAAGAATTTTCGGATGGCAGATATGGAATCGGATTAAAAGATGCATCTGGTCATTGGAGAGGAAAAGCTCCTTTTGAAGAATTGCAGTCGAAAGATTATGGATTCCTAACTGTTGCCGGAGATGATCAGGAGATGTTGGACGTTTATCTGATTGACCGCAAAACAGATGTCGAATACAAACTGGATTTGAAAATCCCATTTGAAGTGAATGCATCACTGGGAGAAATGGATTATCCGTTTGAGTTTAAGATTCCGCAAAGCATATGCGAAAAATTATCGACAGAGGAAAATGAAGATCGATTTGTGGTTTATCCTCATGTGTTTGAAGATGTAATCAATGTTGAATACAATGCAACAATTGACGATCCAAATGCAATATTGAAGATCACGAATATGGATGGAAAGGCCATCTTTTTGAAGCAAGTTGCCATTCACAAAGGGTTTAACCATCACAAGTTAGATCTGAAGAAGTTGAATTTACCGCCTGCTGCATATGTGATTGAACTGATCAGCGCAGATAAGCACAAGAGCCAGAAGATTTTTAGAGCATATTAATTGATTAAGGGAATGCAATTCATAGATTGTAAGAAAGGTATCATGGTGATTCTGATTCTCGGGATCACCATGATCGTTTTTGGACAACCGAACTGGACTGTCGATCCTGCCAAGTATGAGTTTACGATGACCTTAACCGGGATTGGAATCATACAATGTAAAGAGACCAATGACAAACGGGATATGATCGCGGCATTTGTAGGAGAGGAAGTGAGAGGCGTACAATTTTTCGATGGAGAAAACAACGGGAGGAATTATGCTTATTTAACCATATACGACAGCGTATTTTCGGGTAGTCAGGTGAAATTCAAATTGTATGATGCATCCCAGGATAGAATTCTGGATGTATGGCCTCAAATTGTTTTTTTAGAGAACCAGAACATTGGCAATGATTTGGACCCGTTTATTCTTGAAACAAGTGCTGATACAATACTAACATTTGTAAGCAACGAACGATTACTTTGGTCGGCTAATGTTGGGGATACCATTGCAGAAGTATTTAGTCTCAATCAGGAAGGAGATACAATTAATTGTGAGTATCAATTTGTGAATGATTCGTTGGGAGAACACAATTCGTTTTTTATGCTCGAGGAGAATTATCTGATCCTGAACAAGAAACTTGAACAGGGGCAAGGTTACGATAAATTAAAATTACACATTTCAGGCATTTCAAAATATGGATGTAAAACGGAACAGCAATTAATTTTACCCATTTTTGAAACTGTAAATAATCGGGATGAGGAATATAATCGAATGGAAGACCTTATCGTTTATCCAAATCCGACCAGCGGTTATTTATGTATTGACCCGGATTTACATCTTGATGAACTCCAGCTGATCAACCCGATCAATGGGAAAATCCACATTCTGAATTTAAACGCAAAGAACTCAGTTGATGTAAGTGATTTTCCTTCACAAATGTATTATCTGGTTGGCCGGAAGGGTGGGGTGGTTTTCAGGGAAGCGCTTATAAAATTATAAAAAGGAATATAATTATGGAATTAAAAGGTATTTAGGCCAGGGATTTGTAATAAACACAAATTGAGGTCATATTTTGATTATTTTTCAAATCGGTTTGTATATTTGCACTCCCTTAGAAAGGGGTAATTTTACAGATTATTCAAAGGAATTAATCTTTATAAACTATTCATTATTAATTATTTATGTAATAATTGCGGGAGTAGCTCAGTTGGTAGAGCACAACCTTGCCAAGGTTGGGGTCGCGGGTTCGAGTCTCGTCTCCCGCTCAATTCAGTAGTAAGAAGTTAGGAGTCAATGGTTAGCAAAATGCTGAAATTGGCTGTTGTTAATCTTTATAGGTTAGGCCACAAGAATAAGTTTTCAATCAGTTTTATAGAATTCTGAAATAAATAGGTCTTAAGACAGGGTTGGAGAATACATTTCAATAATCTACGAAAAGGAAAGTGGTTACCTTATGTTCAACGATAAGTACCGAATCCGAGCTTTCGAGTTTGCAATCAATGTCATTGAAATATTGAGGCAAATTCCTGATAATCAGGAAACTAAGATTTTAAAAAATCAATTAATAAGATCTTCTACTTCAATCGCTTCCAATTTCCGAGCTGCTTGCGTAAGTAGATCTGATAAAGAATGGTATTCTAAGATAAATATTGTGATTGAAGAAGCTGATGAAACCTTATTCTGGCTTGAATTATTTGAAAGATTATATTTAAATCAGAAGGAAAAGCTAATTATGTTAAGTTCGGAAGCAAATGAGCTCCTTAAAATTTTTTCAAAAGCAAGAGGCAAACTTGGTTCCAAATAATATCTTTGAGTCTTCAACTATTGCATAGGCAATAAAAATTAAGTTAGAGGGGCATTAGTTCTGTTTTCTGAAGATAATTTTATGTAATTACTAATTACTGACTTCTAACGACTATCAGGCCCAGGTGGTGGAATTGGTAGACACGCAGGACTTAAAATCCTGTGGCCAGTGATGGCCGTGCGGGTTCAAGTCCCGCCCCGGGTACTAGGTTCGGAGAAATCCGGACCTTTTTAATTTTAGCTGGGTTAAACATAGGTCAAACAAATTTTGCCTTTTATTTCAATGATTCATCATTATAGTAAAGTTTAGTAATTTTGAATCATGGAAGTCATTTGCCTTGAAGATGAAGCGTTTTATGCTCTTATAGATAAGGTAGTAGCCAAAGTCAAGGAGAAACAAGGCATAAAACAGGACAAATGGATATCGCCTGAAGAGGCTATGTCAAAGCTCCGGATTAAGTCTAAAACTACCCTTCAAAAGTTAAGAGACGAAGGTAAAATTCGGTTTTCTCAACCTGAGAAAAAGATCATTCTCTATGATCTGGACTCCATCAATTCTTATCTGGAAAAAAACGCAAACCAAATCTATGATGGAAATTAATGAAAAACTATTCATAAAAGGATTTAATGACGGTTATATCCTTGCCAACCATGAACCCAAACTCCTTGATGCAATTCTGCATAATATCAGCCCAACCAATTCTTATATTAATGGCCTAAGTTCCGGACAAAAGGAATTTGAATTAGAAACAAATGTCCATGATCTCGCCAAGCTGAGGCAGTCCAGAAATCAAGACAGAGATTTGGAGCTTTAATTAAATCCAAAATACCTACTTCAACTATTTTCCTTTAAATTTCCATATATTTAAGCCTATTGTTATAAAGCACTAATTGAGCTATTATAAGTAAATATAAAAAGGTTATTATAAACAAATGTCCAATCAAAAGGAAGCCAAAGCAAGAATCAAAATCAATAAACTCCTCGAAGATGCAGGATGGAGATTTTTTGATTTAGATAATATGCAAGCTAATATCGCACTTGAGACGAATGTTAAATTGTCAAAGAAAGCTACTGATGAATTTGGTGATGATTTTGAATCGATTAAAAAGGGATTTATAGATTTTCTGCTTTTAGATGATAAAGGTTTTCCTCTAGTTGTTTTAGAGGCAAAGAAAGAAGAAAAGAATCCGCTTGACGGGAAAGAACAAGCGAGAAGATATGCACAATCTCAAAATGTAAGATTTGTAATTCTGTCTAATGGAAATCTCCATTATTTCTGGGATTTGGAACGAGGTGATCCGGAAATCATTACTGAATTTCCTACGCAAGAATCATTAAAACATCGGCAAGGATTTACACCTAACAATCAAAGACTGACTGAAGAAAAAGTTGGAGAAGATTATATTGCATTAACACAGAATCCAAATTTTAAAAATGATCCCCGATATCAAAACGAAGAAACAAGAGAGCAATATCTCTGGGATGAGAATTTGAGAATACTTCGACCTTATCAATTAAGGGCCATTCATGCTTTACAAAAATCTGCTGGAGAAGGAAAAGATCGTTTCCTTTTTGAAATGGCAACTGGAACTGGGAAAACTTTAATTTCAGCTGGAGTTATTAAATTGTTCTTGCGCACCGGCAATTCAAAACGAATTTTATTCCTAGTTGATCGTCTTGAACTTGAAGATCAGGCACATAAGAATTTTGTTCGCTATCTAAGCAATGACTTTTCTTCTGTAATTTACAAACAAAATCGAGATGATTGGAAGAAAGCAGAAGTTGTAATATCAACAGTCCAGAGTTTATCCGCTCAAAATAAATACAAAAAACTATTTTCGCCGACCGACTTTGATTTAATCATTGCTGACGAATCCCATAGGGCCATTGGAGGAAACGCCAGAGCTGTCTTTGAATATTTTGTAGGTTATAAATTAGGCCTTACGGCAACACCTAAAGACTATCTAAAAAATGTTGAGCCTGAAAAATTATCTCAGAAAGATCCTCGTGCTTGGGAGCGTCGTCAACTCATGGATACCTACACAACCTTTGGTTGTAAAAACGGAGATCCTACATTCCGTTTTACATTGTTGGATGGCGTTAGAGATGGCTTCTTAATAAATCCAATTGTTTCTGATGCACGAACTGATATCACCACTGAACTACTTTCCGAAAAAGGATATGCCATAATGGTAGACAATGACGAAGGTGGTGAAAGTGAAGAAACATTTTTTCAAAAAGATTTTGAAAAGAAATTCTTTTCTGAAAAGACAAATACCGTTTTTTGTCAAACCTTTATTGAAAATGCACTGAGAGATCCTATAAGTGGAGAAATTGGAAAAAGTATTGTATTTTGTGTTAGCCAGAAACATGCATCCAAGATCACACAAATTCTAAATCAATTGGCAACACAGATATGGCCGGACAAATACAATTCTGATTTTGCTTTACAGATCACTTCAAACATTTCGGATGCTCAACAATTCACAATCAATTTTGCCAATAACAATTTGAACGGACATACTCGTTTTCTTGAAAATTATAAATCCACCAAAACCAGAGTTTGCGTCACCGTAGGAATGATGACGACAGGATATGATTGCGAGGATATTCTAAACCTTGCTTTGATGCGACCTATTTTTTCGCCCACTGATTTTATACAGATAAAAGGTAGAGGTACTCGCAAGCATGCTTTTGAATATACCGATGAATACGGAGAAAAACATAAGACTACAAAACAAAACTTTAAATTCTTTGACTTCTTTGCCAACTGTGAATATTTTGAAGAAAAGTTTGACTATGATGAAATTCTAAAACTACCAATTAAACAAAAGAGTGGAAGTGGAGATGGTCTAGATGGAATTGATATTGATCAGATTGAGGTCTTTGATCCGGACAAAGTTAAGACCATTACGGAAACGCATATTGGTATTGAAGGAATGAAAGTGGATCGTAAGCTATTTGAAAAGGCTCGTGATGAGTTGCAAAAGGATTCTGATGTAAAATCAGCTATTGAGAACGAACAATGGGATAAAGCCATTCAAATAGTTCGAGATAAGTATGAAGATAAGCCTCAGTTATACCTCAATCTTGACAAAATCCGTAAATCAGAAAATCTTGATAGACGCATTACATGGCGTGAGTTTTTGGAACGTGCATTTGGATTGATTGATGTATTTAAGTCTAAAGATGATAAACTAGAAGATGAGTGTGATAAGTTCATTTCTATTTACAAACCGGAGAGTAAATACGTGCCACACATTAAAAACTACTTGAAGGCTTATGTAGCAGATGAAAAGTTCAGGCAGATTATAAACAATAAGCATTTTGCAGAATTAAATGTTTATGGTGGATTCACAATGGCTGAATTTAAAGCCTTAAATGGATGGCGAGAAACAATTCCCGAATATGTAAAGGATTATGTGCCTATTAATCAGTATATCCAATAATTATGGCAAATTTAACTACACTTGAAATACAAATCCTTGAGAAAACATTCCAAATGAGTGGAGGATATGTTATTAATTTCACAGATAGAATTTTTAAAGAATTTTTTCAAGATGATATTGGAATAGATATATACGATTCAAAATATGATTATGGTAGTGGCTCAAAGGCTAATCGAATTAGAGGTTTTTGGTATAAAGCTGATGATAAGATAGTAGGTGTTAGCATTTTGAAGCTAGTTGATTATATCGAGAATCAAATTAATTTAGGTGTATTAGAGAAAGCTCACTTCCCGAATGAGATTCTTTCGAAGGCAAAGGAAATTGGTGAGAAATTAACAGATTATAAAATTAAAATTGAAAGCCAATCGCAAGCTAGTTTTATAGATGGTAATATTACTATCAAACTCCAGAAGGAAATATTCGACCATGTTCAGAATTTAATAAACGATGGTCATTATTTTAATGCCATCGAAGAATCTTACAAAATTGTTAGGCAGAAACTTAAGGACATCACAGGAAAAGAACGTGCACATGAAGCTTTTAAAGAATCAAACTACGAAAATATATTTGGTAGACAACCAAAAGATGAAGTAGAAAGAGACTTCTTTGAAGGTGTAAAATTTCTTCATATGTCTATTCAGTATTTAAGGAATGAAAAGGCACATACTCCTGCTGTAAATCTAGACAAAAATTTAGCAATTCATTACATATCGCTTGCTAGCTTGGCATTTGATTTAATTAATAGAAATTAAAATGTTAGACCAAAATACAAAAAGAAAAATAGATTCAGTCCGCCAAATTCTTGTTGGCAAAGTGCCTGACCCTAAGGCGCAAGTTGAGCAAATTACCATTGCGCTCATCTATAAGTTTATGGATGATATGGATAAAGAATCACAAGAGTTAGGTGGAGATGCAAAGTTTTTTGCAAATGGCTTTTCCAAATATGCTTGGACAAAGTTAATGGATCAGAAATTATCGGGACAAGAACGTCTGGATCTCTATACGCAATCTATTTCGTCATTATCCAGAAATCAGAATATCCCACAATTATTCAGAGATATATTTAAAGGTGCATTTTTACCATACAATGATCCAAGGACTCTTTCGCTTTTCCTAAAAGAGATAAATGAGTTTGAATATGAACACAGCGAAGACCTAGGCGATGCATTCGAGTACTTATTATCTGTGTTGGGTAGTCAGGGTGATGCCGGTCAATTTCGGACTCCTCGTCATATCATAGACTTTATGGTGGCAGTAATGGACCCTAAGAAGAATGAAAAAATTCTTGATCCCGCCTGTGGAACAGCAGGGTTTCTGATTTCAGCATATAAACATATTTTAAAGGCAAATAAA includes:
- a CDS encoding four helix bundle protein codes for the protein MFNDKYRIRAFEFAINVIEILRQIPDNQETKILKNQLIRSSTSIASNFRAACVSRSDKEWYSKINIVIEEADETLFWLELFERLYLNQKEKLIMLSSEANELLKIFSKARGKLGSK
- a CDS encoding helix-turn-helix domain-containing protein; protein product: MEVICLEDEAFYALIDKVVAKVKEKQGIKQDKWISPEEAMSKLRIKSKTTLQKLRDEGKIRFSQPEKKIILYDLDSINSYLEKNANQIYDGN
- a CDS encoding DEAD/DEAH box helicase family protein, producing the protein MSNQKEAKARIKINKLLEDAGWRFFDLDNMQANIALETNVKLSKKATDEFGDDFESIKKGFIDFLLLDDKGFPLVVLEAKKEEKNPLDGKEQARRYAQSQNVRFVILSNGNLHYFWDLERGDPEIITEFPTQESLKHRQGFTPNNQRLTEEKVGEDYIALTQNPNFKNDPRYQNEETREQYLWDENLRILRPYQLRAIHALQKSAGEGKDRFLFEMATGTGKTLISAGVIKLFLRTGNSKRILFLVDRLELEDQAHKNFVRYLSNDFSSVIYKQNRDDWKKAEVVISTVQSLSAQNKYKKLFSPTDFDLIIADESHRAIGGNARAVFEYFVGYKLGLTATPKDYLKNVEPEKLSQKDPRAWERRQLMDTYTTFGCKNGDPTFRFTLLDGVRDGFLINPIVSDARTDITTELLSEKGYAIMVDNDEGGESEETFFQKDFEKKFFSEKTNTVFCQTFIENALRDPISGEIGKSIVFCVSQKHASKITQILNQLATQIWPDKYNSDFALQITSNISDAQQFTINFANNNLNGHTRFLENYKSTKTRVCVTVGMMTTGYDCEDILNLALMRPIFSPTDFIQIKGRGTRKHAFEYTDEYGEKHKTTKQNFKFFDFFANCEYFEEKFDYDEILKLPIKQKSGSGDGLDGIDIDQIEVFDPDKVKTITETHIGIEGMKVDRKLFEKARDELQKDSDVKSAIENEQWDKAIQIVRDKYEDKPQLYLNLDKIRKSENLDRRITWREFLERAFGLIDVFKSKDDKLEDECDKFISIYKPESKYVPHIKNYLKAYVADEKFRQIINNKHFAELNVYGGFTMAEFKALNGWRETIPEYVKDYVPINQYIQ
- a CDS encoding TIGR02391 family protein, which codes for MANLTTLEIQILEKTFQMSGGYVINFTDRIFKEFFQDDIGIDIYDSKYDYGSGSKANRIRGFWYKADDKIVGVSILKLVDYIENQINLGVLEKAHFPNEILSKAKEIGEKLTDYKIKIESQSQASFIDGNITIKLQKEIFDHVQNLINDGHYFNAIEESYKIVRQKLKDITGKERAHEAFKESNYENIFGRQPKDEVERDFFEGVKFLHMSIQYLRNEKAHTPAVNLDKNLAIHYISLASLAFDLINRN